One Electrophorus electricus isolate fEleEle1 chromosome 13, fEleEle1.pri, whole genome shotgun sequence DNA segment encodes these proteins:
- the LOC118242350 gene encoding histidine-rich glycoprotein-like — protein MPYGPYGLAFWDATDITAPSGHQHCSIKSPLTSRHHTSPSRHHTSPSRHHTSSSRHHHVTTRHHHVTITSPHVIITSPHVIITSPHVIITSPHVFITSPHVIITSPSRHHTSSSRHHHVIITSPHVIITSSSQHHLVIITSSSRHHHVIIRSSSQHHLVIITLSSRHHHVIIAAPSGHHHVTITSSSRHHHVIITSSSQHHLVIITLSSRHHHVIITSSSQHHLVIITSSSRHHHVIITSSSQHHLVIITSSSQHHLVIITSPHVIITSSSRYHHVTIMSSSRHHRSTILSSSRYHHVTIM, from the coding sequence CATCACAGCACCATCAGGTCATCAACACTGCAGCATCAAATCACCGTTAACATCACGTCACCACACGTCACCATCACGTCACCACACGTCACCATCACGTCACCACACGTCATCATCACGTCACCATCACGTCACCACACGTCATCATCACGTCACCATCACGTCACCACACGTCATCATCACGTCACCACACGTCATCATCACGTCACCACACGTCATCATCACGTCACCACACGTCTTCATCACGTCACCACACGTCATCATCACGTCACCATCACGTCACCACACGTCATCATCACGTCACCATCATGTCATCATCACGTCACCACACGTCATCATCACGTCATCATCGCAGCACCATCTGGTCATCATCACGTCATCATCACGTCACCATCACGTCATCATCAGGTCATCATCGCAGCACCATCTGGTCATCATCACGTTATCATCACGTCACCATCACGTCATCATTGCAGCACCATCTGGTCATCATCACGTCACCATCACGTCATCATCACGTCACCATCACGTCATCATCACGTCATCATCGCAGCACCATCTGGTCATCATCACGTTATCATCACGTCACCATCACGTCATCATCACGTCATCATCGCAGCACCATCTGGTCATCATCACGTCATCATCACGTCACCATCACGTCATCATCACGTCATCATCGCAGCACCATCTGGTCATCATCACGTCATCATCGCAGCACCATCTGGTCATCATCACGTCACCACACGTCATCATCACGTCATCATCACGTTATCATCACGTCACCATCATGTCATCATCACGTCATCATCGCAGCACCATCTTGTCATCATCACGTTATCATCATGTCACCATCATGTGA